CACCACGTCCATCAGGTTGTGGCGAATGTTGATCGGGGTACGTGGGTCGGGCAGATCGGCGAGGTGGGTGAATAGGACCATGGCCAAGGTTGACGGTGAAGGATTGGGGTTCGTAGCTTACCGGACTGGGCACCAGGTTGCTTGATGAGGTGCACTGTCGCACCTGGATTTATGCCGTTGGCAAGTTCGATCCCGCCCTGGGGTGAATCCTGATTGGAAGCATGGTGGAACAGGCTCCACCACGGCACACAATGAGATTCTTGGTATAATTGATTCGTCTAATAATTTTGACACCTTTAAGAGGCGACTTAATAACTGGGCAAACTATCGACTGAAGAATGGTGTTAATGACCTTCCGAAAGGCTTGAAGTCAGGTTCAAGCTGCTAGGATAACTCGTGGGAGTAAACATAATGTTTGAAAAAGACGGAGTTGTATCGGCATGGATTGGAAATTTCTCTAATGAGGATGAATTGTTTAGTCATGTTCAAAAGATATATGATCAAGATGGAAATTCATCTAGTGATTTTCTGAGTGATTTTAAATTGGGTTGGTATGATGAAGATTTCTCGGAGGCAAATTTCATTGATCTGCAAGATTTGAGAAATTCTCTGGCGGCACATTCATACAGTGATTCTTTTTTGAGCTCGTTGATGTCCGACTTGGCGGGTAAGGATTCTTTTAATTCAATTTATTTGATATACGACATCGATGCATCGGCTCTGTCATCTGTGGCAGGAAGGATGAAATTCTTGGGAGTCTATGGCTATACCAAATGATTATTAGGTTGGTTTGCAAGAAATTAGATAGTAATAAAGAGATACTTTAAATTTTAATGTAAGACTGGAAACCTTTTTTCAGGGCGTAAAGCTTTGGCATTGCTTCTGCCAGGATATTCTGGTGATACTGTTAGTCTGGATCCCGCCCTGCCCTGATGGCTATACCAAATGATTTTTAGGTCGGTTTGCAAAAATATAGATGGAAATAAAGAGATACTATAAATTTCAATGTAAGGCAGGAAACCTGTTTTCAAGGTGTAAAGCTTTGACAGTGCTTCTGCCAGGATGTCCTGATAATACTGTTAATCTGGATAGCGGCCTATAAAACAGCTACACCACCCTGCGGTTGGTGTGCGACGCCGACGACCGGCTGCTGCTGGCCGAACATACCCAACGCGACACCCGCACCACCACCCGTTTCGATTACGACGTACTGGGGCGGCGCATCGGCAAGCAGGTCAGCAGCCAGTCGCGTTATGGCAATGACCCGGCCAAAGCGCACAGCCACACCCGCTTCGTCTGGCAAGGGCTGCGACTGCTGCAGGAACTGCACGACCCGGTCGGCACCCAGGCACCTGCTGAAGCTGGCCGGCAGGTACGCACCTATCTCTATGAAACCGAACAGGTCTGCGCCCCGCTGGCACGGATCGATCAATGGCAGGACGGCCACGGGGAGGTCCAGTCCAGTCCAGCCAGCTATACTACTTCCACACCGACCAGATCGGCACCCCGCGGGAAGTCACTGACCAAGCCGGATAACTGGTCTGGGCCGGGTGCTTACTTCAGGGCAGCTTCTTAGTTCAATACACAAGCTGATCTCGCCAATCTAGTCGCATTGATGATGTTGTGATTTTTATTTGAAACTGCTCGCGTGGGCCCATGCTTGCAGACCACAGATACAGCCAATCATTGGCCCAGCCACCATTCCAGGCAGTCATGTAATAGTCGGCTGCATGTGCCCAATCCCTGAATGCAACAATGTCTCCATCCTGCAGGCAGTCTGTCGGGCGGCTCAAGTTGAGCAAGCGTAGTTCCGGATCGGCATTGAGTGGACCCTGCTTGGTGTAGTAGGCATATTGGTATGAACCTGCTAGACCATACCAAGTCCAGAAGTGGCCGGGCAGATCTGCTCGTTCTACTCGTACATATTCACCAGACTGAATGCAGCCGTTGTCACGCATTGCAAAGTTGTTGGATAAATTGAAGCGAGTCCGGCTGTTATCTTGTTTGCCGTCGGCCTTCAGCCAGCCATCCGCTTGTGTTGCTGCTTGCATGAAGTGATTGTTACCCAGATTTTTAAACGTTACTGCGCGATAGCTACCTGCCTGGTCAGCATAGGAATGGGTTGGGGTGTGGTTGTCTGCACGGGCAAAAGCCATGACCGGGTAGTGGTCTGACAGATCGGTATAGGTATAGGTTCGGCCATTACCTGCTGCTTGTACACGCCACTGTGGTGAGGCCGGATCAATCGCCAGATTATGCCAAAAGCTGGGTTGACGATGGTTGCGTTCTACAAACACATAATCCAGGTATTCGACGGGATCGCCAGATCGCGCACCATAGCGTTCTAGCGCAAGGCCGTTGCCAACGGTGTCAAATGTATGGGGCACACCCACATAATGTGGGTCATGCGCATTCAAGGTACGAAGCATGGTTTGATACTCGTTACTATTGGCCTTGTTGACATTCATATCTCCGGCAATCAGCACCATCTCTGTGCTGGGGATGCGTCGGGCTTTGATCCAATCGGCAATTTCTTTGAATTGTGCTTGGCGCACGGCTGCATGACCATCACGGCCGCCGCACCCCCAGCTGCTTTCAGATTGTGCATGTGTGCCAATGATATGGTAGTACTGGCCATTGGCGTTCAGTTTGGCATAGGCAAAGCCTTTCAGGGATGGGTAGTCATCACCGCAACCAATTGTGCGAAACAGGTATTGCACTTTTTCCACAATCGGCCATTTGCTGGCAATGGCAACACCACCGTCTTCAATGGCTGTATCACGCCATCCACCTTCTGTACTGCTCCAGCCAGACCGGCTACGTCCGATGACTGGTGTGTGATATGGGAAGCGCTGAGATAGGCGGTTTAGCAGGTCTTCGCTGGTCGTGTTGTCAAACAGCTCCTGTAGTACCACGACATCCTGATGTTGTAAAAATGCGGCATCCGCAATCTGTTGTGCCCGGGTAACTTGCCCATAGTTAGGGTAGGCGGAGCGGGGTAGTAGCATGGCGTTGTAGGTGGTCAGTTTCAAATCGTCCGGATAAGCCGCCAGTGTCGTATTGGCAACGTACAGCATGGTCAGTATCAAACCGATTCTGCATGTATTCACGGTGTTCTTCCTTGGGGATGTATTTGTTGTCATTGGCAAAATGCCGACCTTTTTATATCGAGTTTTTATTCTAGGTCGGAAAAATCGAATGTTAACGATGTTTTGTTAAAATGCAGCGTTGATAAAATATCAGTTCGTATGTGCTGTAATCGGCGCTGGATCTGATTGTAATGTGGTGCCCATCATTGGCATGTCACATGAGTTACTTAACATGGTGTGCAATCGAACGAAGGAATGTGAGCGGGGCAGTTGACCCGCGCTTCCATCTGCATATGCAGCCAGAACGTTATGTTGTCCCGCCAAGTAGTCTCAGGGCGAATGCATCAGGGAATGGTCTCCAGAGCGTTTTAGAGAAAAAGAGGAAGAGTGAGTATGTTCAACGTACGCCTGACGGCGCTTTCGCTGGCCTTGATGGCCAGTCTGACTGGCTGTAACACCACCAATGGGTCAAGTGATCCGGTGGATGTCAAAATTATTGCCTTCAACGATTTTCACGGTAATTTGAAATCGCCGGGTACCGTCACTGTTGCAGATCCTGCCGATGTCAGCAAAACCATCAAAGTACCAGCAGGGGGGGCAGAGGCTCTTGCAACCTGGATCAGTAACTTAAAAGCCAAGAATCCGAACCATGTTGTGGTGACTGCGGGTGACTTGATCGGTGGTAGTCCACTGCTATCAGCACTATTCCATGATGAGCCAACCATCGAATCAATGAATATGATGGGGCTGGATTTTAATGCTGTCGGTAATCATGAGTTTGACGATGGCAAAGACGAATTGCTACGTATGCAAAATGGCGGCTGCCATCCGGTGGATGGTTGCCAGAGCGGGGTTCAGTTCACGGGTGCCAAGTTCAAGTTCCTGGCGGCCAACGTGGTTGACAGCAAGTCCAGCAAAACGCTGTTTCCGGCTTACCAGATTAAGACTTTCAACAATATTCCTGTTGCGTTCATCGGTATGACACTGAAAGGAACGCCAACCATCGTGACACCATCCGGTGTGGCTGGGCTGGATTTC
This Chitinivorax sp. B DNA region includes the following protein-coding sequences:
- a CDS encoding RHS domain-containing protein, coding for MAGRPRGGPVQSSQLYYFHTDQIGTPREVTDQAG
- the sph gene encoding sphingomyelin phosphodiesterase, giving the protein MNTCRIGLILTMLYVANTTLAAYPDDLKLTTYNAMLLPRSAYPNYGQVTRAQQIADAAFLQHQDVVVLQELFDNTTSEDLLNRLSQRFPYHTPVIGRSRSGWSSTEGGWRDTAIEDGGVAIASKWPIVEKVQYLFRTIGCGDDYPSLKGFAYAKLNANGQYYHIIGTHAQSESSWGCGGRDGHAAVRQAQFKEIADWIKARRIPSTEMVLIAGDMNVNKANSNEYQTMLRTLNAHDPHYVGVPHTFDTVGNGLALERYGARSGDPVEYLDYVFVERNHRQPSFWHNLAIDPASPQWRVQAAGNGRTYTYTDLSDHYPVMAFARADNHTPTHSYADQAGSYRAVTFKNLGNNHFMQAATQADGWLKADGKQDNSRTRFNLSNNFAMRDNGCIQSGEYVRVERADLPGHFWTWYGLAGSYQYAYYTKQGPLNADPELRLLNLSRPTDCLQDGDIVAFRDWAHAADYYMTAWNGGWANDWLYLWSASMGPREQFQIKITTSSMRLDWRDQLVY
- a CDS encoding immunity 22 family protein → MFEKDGVVSAWIGNFSNEDELFSHVQKIYDQDGNSSSDFLSDFKLGWYDEDFSEANFIDLQDLRNSLAAHSYSDSFLSSLMSDLAGKDSFNSIYLIYDIDASALSSVAGRMKFLGVYGYTK